The sequence AGCAGGAGGAGCAAAAAAGACTTACAGAAATGTAAGTCTTTTTTTATTTATACTCATTTATCTAATGGGAAATGATATATGTTTTCTGTTCATCAGATATAAGATCTTCTGCCAAAATATAAAAATGGTTCCCTACTTGGTTACTGATTATACTTATTTTAAGTAGAGAACCATCATATTCCAGAAATTTATACCAAGACTTACCGCAATCTTCAGAATACATAAGTAGGCTTCTATTGGGGCTTAAATGATTGTATAAACTCGCCCAAATAATCTCGTTTTCTAAATAAAGCATTCTGAATATTACAGATCTTCTATATGGATCTGGAACCATTGCAGAATCAAATGTTTTAAGATCGGTTGTGGATACAATAAAATTTGTTCCATGATAGTAATCGGTACCCAATACTATATTTTCTTTGGTCTCGGCGAGGCTTGTATACCCTCCTTTTTGAATATGAAATCTATTCCGTTTAAACCATCCGGATTTTTCATCCTTGCTTTGTAATGAATAATTATTAGATTTGTTAGTCCAAATCCCCTTCTTATCATCACCCTCTGTAAGAATCAAACATTTCAATTGATGAACCCATTTTAGTATATGAATATGCTTATTGATGTGTTTTTCTAAAAAGTCATTTTTTTTCCAGGTCTCTCCTTCATCATTTGATACATAGACATAACCTACAAAAGCCCATTTACCATTTTTTTTAATATTTCCATACTCTCCAATTAGTATATCATGATCCTCAGTTTCGGTTATCGTTTCAAATAAGAATCTACTCTCATTTGAAGAAAAATCCAAAACCTTTTTAAATGTCAATCCAAAATCACTCGACTTAAATACCATCCCCCAACTACAAACGAAAATATTTTCTCTTCTATCTATAAAAATACCCTCGATCTTAGCTCCAAAATCAAAACATTCCGTAATAGTTCCATGATAGTCTTGGAAAAATAGCTTTGAACACTGCTTTACTCCTGATCCAAATATCCCATGATTTCCATTAGCAAACACTAAACTAAAATCTACTGAACTTTCACGAAGCTTTGAGTTCAAAGCTTTCTGAAGGTTATCTACTCCACCTTCAATCATCAAATCAGGGAGAGTATTATTAAATTGAATTTGTTTTATATTCTTTTTACAAAAACGCCAAGAAACTTCCCAAATTAAAAACGATAAAAACTCTTCCGTTTTATCGGCTCTAACTATATTAAAAGCGAACGGTATAAAGTTTTTTATATTTACTTTCGAATACTTTTTTGTTATCATTTTTTACCAATAATTAAAACTAACCAGGAAATATGTTTTATAAAATTAAAATTCATCAAAATCTTATCAAGCCGTTTTAAGATTGGTTTCAGAATTTTAAATCCTGATATATAAAGTAAAGGACCAAAGACATGATAGGTTTTAACCCTGATTAAGTTAAAAAACTTTTTCATTTCTTTAATTTCTTTTAAGGTTAAATGATTCCATGGATATGATTGATAATCAAATTTTTTCAATTTCAGATAAGCTCTACCAACTCTTGTAATGGGATTATTTTTTAGATTTTCAAGAAAAATGACACATCCTCCCTTCTTTAAAACTCTGAGGCACTCCCTAAAAAAAGTATCATGATCTATATACTGTACAACACTGCTTGAAAAAATTACATCAAATGAATTATCGGTAAAAGGCAGTACATCTGTATAATTATAATTCAAAAAGTTAACATTTGAATATTTTGCTTTTGCTTCAGTTATTCTTTCAATATCTGAATCTATTCCAGTAACCTCAAATCCCGCCTGATAAAAGACATCAGAAAGGTCTCCGAATCCACATCCAAAGTCTAAAATATTAGTGTAAGTATCCCTATTTTCATCTAAGAAATTTGAAATTTCATCAACAAAAGGAGCTATATAATAGAGTTTGTATTCATCATGAATAAGTTCATAAAATTTCTCCTTGAATGAAGATCTCATAAGTAATACAAGTTTAGTGTTATAACCAAATATAACAAAAATAGTATATTCTGTGAACAAAAATAAAATTCTATTTATTACCCTCTCAATCATAAGGAAAATTGACGAATTGAG is a genomic window of Chryseobacterium nakagawai containing:
- a CDS encoding beta propeller repeat protein — encoded protein: MITKKYSKVNIKNFIPFAFNIVRADKTEEFLSFLIWEVSWRFCKKNIKQIQFNNTLPDLMIEGGVDNLQKALNSKLRESSVDFSLVFANGNHGIFGSGVKQCSKLFFQDYHGTITECFDFGAKIEGIFIDRRENIFVCSWGMVFKSSDFGLTFKKVLDFSSNESRFLFETITETEDHDILIGEYGNIKKNGKWAFVGYVYVSNDEGETWKKNDFLEKHINKHIHILKWVHQLKCLILTEGDDKKGIWTNKSNNYSLQSKDEKSGWFKRNRFHIQKGGYTSLAETKENIVLGTDYYHGTNFIVSTTDLKTFDSAMVPDPYRRSVIFRMLYLENEIIWASLYNHLSPNRSLLMYSEDCGKSWYKFLEYDGSLLKISIISNQVGNHFYILAEDLISDEQKTYIISH
- a CDS encoding class I SAM-dependent methyltransferase, whose product is MRSSFKEKFYELIHDEYKLYYIAPFVDEISNFLDENRDTYTNILDFGCGFGDLSDVFYQAGFEVTGIDSDIERITEAKAKYSNVNFLNYNYTDVLPFTDNSFDVIFSSSVVQYIDHDTFFRECLRVLKKGGCVIFLENLKNNPITRVGRAYLKLKKFDYQSYPWNHLTLKEIKEMKKFFNLIRVKTYHVFGPLLYISGFKILKPILKRLDKILMNFNFIKHISWLVLIIGKK